From one Trifolium pratense cultivar HEN17-A07 linkage group LG1, ARS_RC_1.1, whole genome shotgun sequence genomic stretch:
- the LOC123904384 gene encoding GATA zinc finger domain-containing protein 10-like has translation MMEANGMFSTITSSGLLGVIDTPLHQQQQQQQQQQQQQQNLPNQQQNPHHLHHSQVVSYAPQEQQLHQSIKHGYPPFSSSKNKIQQQQQQQSSQVSDEDEPNFPAEESSGDPKRKISPWQRMKWTDTMVRLLIMAVYYIGDEAGSEGNDPSKKKSSGLLQKKGKWKSVSRAMMEKGFYVSPQQCEDKFNDLNKRYKRVNDILGKGTACRVVENQNLLDTMDLTPKMKDEVRKLLNSKHLFFREMCAYHNSCGHGGAGGGASGSNVHHQVEGGTTTTTTPPQNQPQHHQQQQQQQQQHCFHSSENGVGNLGGSRGEGLRMLKIGSGDVEEEDEEDEDDESEDYSDEDEEESGEGGSKGHQLISHLNDQDDDENDGKSTRKRPRKGGFSFSISPSSTSLTLMHQMNNEISGVFQDGGKSPWEKKQWIRTRILQLEEQKVRYESQAFELEKQRLKWQRYSSKKEREMERAKLENERRRLENERMVLLIRKKEIELMNLQQQQQQQQQQQHSST, from the coding sequence ATGATGGAAGCCAATGGAATGTTTTCTACCATCACTTCTTCTGGTTTGCTTGGTGTTATTGATACCCCTTTacaccaacaacaacagcagcagcaacaacaacaacaacaacaacagaatCTTCCTAATCAGCAACAAAATCCTCATCATTTGCACCATTCCCAAGTTGTTTCTTATGCTCCCCAAGAACAACAATTACATCAGTCAATAAAACATGGGTACCCTCCATTTTCTTCTTCCAAGAACAAAAttcagcagcagcagcagcaacaaagCTCTCAGGTGAGTGATGAAGATGAGCCAAATTTTCCAGCTGAAGAAAGTTCTGGTGATCCAAAGAGAAAGATTTCACCTTGGCAAAGAATGAAATGGACTGATACAATGGTAAGGCTATTGATAATGGCTGTTTATTACATTGGTGATGAAGCTGGTTCTGAAGGGAATGATCCAAGTAAGAAAAAGTCTAGTGGTTTGTTACAGAAGAAAGGAAAATGGAAATCTGTTTCAAGGGCTATGATGGAAAAAGGGTTTTATGTGTCACCTCAACAATGTGAAGATAAGTTTAATGATTTGAATAAAAGGTATAAGAGAGTTAATGATATACTTGGAAAAGGAACAGCTTGTAGAGTTGTTGAGAATCAGAATTTGTTGGATACAATGGATTTGACACCAAAGATGAAAGATGAAGTTAGGAAATTGCTTAATTCTAAGCATCTTTTCTTTAGGGAAATGTGTGCTTATCATAATAGTTGTGGTCAtggtggtgctggtggtggtgcTTCTGGTTCTAATGTTCATCATCAAGTGGAAGGTGGAACAACAACAACTACAACACCACCTCAGAATCAACctcaacatcatcaacaacagcagcaacagcagcagcaacatTGTTTTCATTCATCAGAGAATGGTGTAGGGAATTTAGGTGGTTCAAGAGGAGAAGGTTTAAGGATGTTGAAAATTGGTAGCGGAGATGTTGAAGAGGAagacgaagaagatgaagacgACGAGTCAGAAGACTATTCtgatgaggatgaagaagaatcagGAGAAGGTGGTTCAAAGGGTCATCAACTAATTAGTCATTTAAATGATCAAGATGACGACGAAAACGATGGAAAATCAACAAGAAAAAGGCCAAGAAAAGGAggattttcattttctatttcaCCATCATCAACATCATTAACATTGATGCATCAAATGAACAATGAAataagtggtgtgtttcaagaTGGAGGTAAGAGTCCATGGGAGAAAAAGCAATGGATAAGAACCAGGATATTGCAATTGGAAGAACAGAAAGTAAGATATGAATCACAAGCTTTTGAGCTTGAAAAACAAAGGTTGAAATGGCAAAGGTATAGTAGCAAGAAAGAGAGGGAAATGGAGAGAGCTAAACTTGAGAATGAAAGGAGAAGATTAGAAAATGAGAGAATGGTTTTGCTTATTAGGAAGAAGGAGATTGAATTGATGaatcttcaacaacaacaacaacagcagcagcaacaacagcaCTCTTCAACCTAG